The Candidatus Accumulibacter similis genome has a segment encoding these proteins:
- a CDS encoding AAA family ATPase, with protein sequence MFRFEKLELVHWDYWQRLEIPLAAPIVTIVGPNGSGKTTLLDALRTLLALECSGHGSRKRDYKRYVRRNGEDFAWLRAVVDNRRLPNHRRPFWPPHQEEQVTLACRIERKGGDWARVYFLAAGDVAIERIETEGTEYGVRDWRQLLHQAGLTPALARVLSLEQGQTDKLCELSGRELLDLVFQVFGDKETLDRYAEARAHQELVNAELKAMQGEESRLANELERFEQKVNRHLEWQALASERQALAAETRPRLEFHSLNESIRGARRQLAATRRDWRRVRDELRARGDELPLRQQAMLAGVAARLAAETAEQVANAALNQANAERTRWLTRLEERQRLLAAARVEGGDPLADQEALERAEADRDDLRLQLAAGSGELAQVAELLRNLSAGRRADPADVSRFRAALHGAGIGHSLLAERLEITDEGWSNAIEAVLAPFAHIVLLDDPQQAEEAFVLGERLHYRHYVVPETVAVHAAGAGSLLEVLRLTGPVPEWLVHVLQRTQRVEDAAVGARLPRGQDWVSRQGYLRERRGGRHAAPGLPRFGQARMAALRQRQGELENDLAPLRQRLHEVERDIAARRQRLSGSDARRDLAARAGEFAEAGNALQRADEAHRSAARAAQGARQARQESEEALRAAQLAETAIASQIAALRSSLPGLENLAGRREQAERLRRLRRQRRELPLAWQETAGNQALAEQWGDVRAIDRRLAEIERRFAQESWETDATVVALRDNLRDSLQRQQREVSDRRRDNDMARAQTDAARSEYVKVLRHTASRYAKNLRLLGEMAGVRVEVELPPLAADESSLAQAALVVRFEFDAKGLMGMNDSDASGGQQVVKSLVLLVGLMMEEAHPGGFVFIDEPFAHLDIMNIERVSAFLRATRAQYLLTTPVTHNVGVYDPAAITLVTAKKRPDERWASRVGVLVRQAADLATPAGNA encoded by the coding sequence ATGTTCCGTTTCGAGAAGCTCGAACTCGTCCACTGGGACTACTGGCAGCGGCTCGAGATCCCGCTGGCGGCGCCCATCGTCACCATCGTCGGCCCCAACGGTTCGGGCAAGACGACGCTGCTCGATGCGCTGCGCACGCTGCTGGCGCTCGAGTGCTCCGGGCACGGCAGCCGCAAGCGCGACTACAAGCGCTACGTGCGGCGCAACGGCGAGGACTTCGCCTGGCTGCGCGCGGTCGTCGACAATCGTCGGCTGCCCAACCATCGGCGCCCCTTCTGGCCGCCACACCAGGAGGAACAGGTGACGCTGGCGTGCCGCATCGAGCGCAAGGGCGGCGACTGGGCGCGGGTCTATTTCCTCGCAGCGGGCGATGTGGCGATCGAGCGCATCGAGACCGAAGGCACCGAGTACGGGGTCCGCGACTGGCGGCAACTGCTGCACCAGGCCGGGCTGACGCCGGCGCTGGCGCGGGTGCTGTCGCTCGAGCAGGGGCAGACCGACAAGCTCTGCGAACTCTCCGGCAGGGAACTGCTCGACCTCGTCTTCCAGGTCTTTGGCGACAAGGAGACGCTCGACCGCTATGCCGAGGCGCGCGCGCACCAGGAACTGGTGAACGCCGAGCTGAAGGCGATGCAGGGTGAGGAGTCGCGGCTGGCCAACGAACTCGAACGCTTCGAGCAGAAGGTGAACCGTCACCTCGAGTGGCAGGCTCTGGCCAGCGAAAGGCAGGCGCTGGCCGCCGAGACGCGGCCACGGCTCGAGTTCCATTCGCTCAACGAATCGATCCGCGGTGCCCGTCGCCAGTTGGCGGCAACCCGCCGTGACTGGCGGCGAGTACGCGACGAGCTGCGGGCGCGCGGCGACGAACTGCCGTTGCGACAACAGGCCATGCTCGCAGGCGTCGCGGCCCGGCTGGCTGCCGAGACGGCCGAGCAGGTGGCGAACGCGGCGCTCAACCAGGCCAATGCCGAGAGAACCCGCTGGCTGACCCGGCTCGAGGAGCGTCAGCGCCTGCTCGCGGCGGCGCGTGTCGAGGGCGGCGATCCGCTCGCCGACCAGGAGGCGCTCGAACGGGCCGAAGCCGACCGCGATGACTTGCGCCTGCAGTTGGCGGCCGGCAGTGGCGAACTGGCACAGGTCGCCGAACTGCTGCGCAACCTGAGCGCCGGCCGGCGCGCCGACCCGGCGGACGTCAGCCGTTTCCGCGCGGCGCTGCATGGCGCCGGCATCGGCCACTCGCTGCTCGCCGAGCGGCTCGAGATCACCGATGAGGGCTGGTCGAATGCCATCGAAGCCGTCCTCGCTCCGTTCGCGCACATCGTTCTGCTCGACGACCCGCAGCAGGCCGAAGAGGCCTTCGTTCTCGGCGAGCGCCTGCATTACCGCCACTATGTGGTTCCGGAAACCGTCGCCGTCCACGCAGCCGGAGCGGGCTCGCTGCTCGAGGTGCTGCGGCTGACCGGGCCGGTGCCGGAGTGGTTGGTCCACGTCCTGCAGCGCACCCAGCGTGTCGAGGACGCCGCCGTCGGCGCCCGCCTGCCGCGCGGTCAGGACTGGGTCAGCCGCCAGGGCTACCTGCGCGAGCGGCGTGGTGGCCGGCACGCCGCACCCGGGCTGCCACGCTTTGGGCAGGCCCGGATGGCCGCATTGCGCCAGCGTCAGGGCGAGCTCGAGAATGACCTGGCGCCGTTGCGACAGCGCCTGCACGAGGTCGAGCGCGACATCGCTGCCCGGCGCCAGCGTCTTTCCGGCAGCGACGCGCGGCGCGACCTGGCGGCTCGCGCCGGCGAGTTTGCCGAAGCCGGCAATGCACTGCAGCGAGCCGACGAGGCGCACCGGAGCGCCGCCCGCGCGGCACAGGGCGCTCGCCAGGCACGTCAGGAGTCGGAAGAGGCGCTGCGCGCGGCGCAGCTTGCCGAGACCGCCATCGCCAGTCAGATCGCCGCTCTGCGCAGCAGCCTGCCCGGTCTCGAGAATCTCGCCGGCCGGCGCGAGCAGGCGGAACGTCTGCGCCGGCTGCGCCGGCAACGCCGCGAGTTGCCGCTCGCCTGGCAGGAGACAGCAGGCAACCAGGCGCTGGCCGAGCAGTGGGGCGACGTACGCGCGATCGACCGCCGTCTCGCCGAGATCGAGCGCCGCTTTGCGCAGGAATCCTGGGAGACCGATGCCACCGTCGTCGCCCTGCGCGACAACCTGCGCGACAGCCTGCAACGCCAGCAGCGCGAGGTCAGCGACCGTCGCCGCGACAACGACATGGCGCGCGCGCAGACCGATGCCGCACGCAGCGAGTACGTCAAGGTCCTGCGCCACACCGCCAGCCGCTATGCGAAGAACCTGCGCCTGCTCGGCGAGATGGCCGGCGTCCGTGTCGAAGTCGAACTGCCGCCGCTGGCTGCCGACGAGAGTTCGCTGGCGCAGGCGGCGCTGGTCGTCCGCTTCGAGTTCGATGCCAAGGGCCTGATGGGAATGAACGATTCGGATGCCTCCGGAGGCCAGCAGGTCGTCAAGTCGCTGGTCCTGCTCGTCGGGCTGATGATGGAGGAAGCGCATCCGGGCGGCTTCGTCTTCATCGACGAGCCCTTTGCCCACCTCGACATCATGAACATCGAGCGCGTCAGTGCATTCCTCAGGGCGACCCGCGCGCAGTACCTGCTGACGACGCCGGTGACGCACAATGTCGGCGTCTACGACCCGGCGGCGATCACCCTGGTCACCGCCAAGAAGCGTCCCGACGAGCGCTGGGCAAGTCGCGTCGGGGTCCTCGTGCGACAGGCGGCCGATCTGGCAACGCCTGCCGGAAATGCCTGA
- a CDS encoding DUF2796 domain-containing protein → MKTSALPCLLAAICVLPLPALAGRSAAHVHGVASLQVAIDGGTLTLQFETPLANLLGFEHAPRSEKQKQAVRLMADRLRQAGAVFTPSPAARCSAISVELESPLLQPSPQSGDDAHADLDGSFVFRCQDPAALRDLEVGLFASFPRLQRIDVQVAGPRGQSAARLSPQQRRVSW, encoded by the coding sequence ATGAAGACATCTGCCCTGCCCTGCCTGCTCGCCGCCATCTGTGTGCTGCCTCTGCCGGCCCTGGCCGGCAGGAGCGCTGCGCACGTTCATGGGGTGGCCAGCCTGCAGGTCGCCATTGACGGCGGCACGCTCACGCTGCAGTTCGAGACGCCGCTCGCGAATCTCCTCGGCTTCGAGCACGCACCGCGAAGCGAAAAGCAGAAGCAGGCGGTGCGACTCATGGCCGACCGACTGCGCCAGGCTGGCGCTGTCTTCACGCCGTCGCCGGCAGCCCGCTGCAGCGCGATCTCCGTCGAACTCGAGTCGCCGCTGTTGCAGCCGTCGCCGCAGTCCGGCGACGATGCCCATGCCGACCTCGACGGCAGCTTCGTCTTCCGCTGCCAGGATCCTGCAGCACTGCGCGACCTCGAAGTCGGCCTCTTTGCGAGCTTCCCCAGACTGCAGCGGATCGACGTGCAGGTCGCCGGACCACGCGGGCAGTCCGCCGCCCGTCTGTCGCCGCAGCAGCGGCGCGTCTCCTGGTAG